In Hippoglossus hippoglossus isolate fHipHip1 chromosome 24, fHipHip1.pri, whole genome shotgun sequence, a single genomic region encodes these proteins:
- the LOC117758357 gene encoding uncharacterized protein C1orf115-like isoform X5 codes for MKPKSLPSRLFNRNSAVASGEALSVGAARKYQRHVDCAEDSSSTDSESVADNSRQHERCHREIHFAFLPERYEPLTDDEAKEEKKKRKKEKYKKVKKPQSGTLAKLCAPPGNV; via the exons ATGAAGCCTAAATCTCTCCCATCACGGTTGTTTAACAGAAACTCAGCTGTAGCATCAGGTGAGGCTCTGAGCGTAGGAGCCGCACGCAAGTACCAGCGACATGTGGACTGCGCGGAGGACTCTTCCTCCACGGACAGCGAGTCGGTGGCAGACAACAGCAGACAACATGAGCGGTGCCACAGAGAAATACACTTTGCTTTTCTGCCGGAGAGGTACGAGCCGCTGACGGATGATGAGgcgaaggaagagaagaagaagagaaagaaggagaagtaCAAAAAAGTAAAGAAG CCTCAGAGCGG AACGTTGGCAAAGCTCTGCGCTCCACCTGGAAATGTATGA
- the si:dkey-119f1.1 gene encoding structural maintenance of chromosomes protein 6 translates to MSKRKSSSVSENVNKRVRPVHGEEEEEEEEEEEEEETDENVGDDHDDPLLKHVPGAAEVVSDAGIVESITLKNFMCHSLLGPFTFGSNVNFVVGNNGSGKSAVLTALIVALGGNAQATNRGSSLKGFVKEGESSADVSITLRNKGRDAYKPEVYGPAITVDLKITREGMRTYKLRSKSGQLVSTKKEELMSVLDNFNIQVNNPVSVLTQEMSKHFLHSKGEGDKYKFFMKATQLEQMREDFVYIKTTKQVTEDKVDQQNECLKDLKQKYREKEDRYKSLASLDEMHTKLEELQKQMAWALVTEMEKELDPMKEKLRSDRQSTEKYDEKVEEWKHKIEEAEKKYKQIQEQLEGITQQVQELQPKCADLKAEAQKHNTLLKSSEVPVNTCKTNLRDLERDKVQLSSRINDLKLSISQTSGAESQARMEHMEQIQSELENHRHQISTLGQQIDQYQNACSRAREEQSKIKREHDVLQRSIEANRRNSHTLESSRSNRLQRFGEQMPALLNGIQDAHNRGQFKYKPRGPLGYLISLKDPELALAVEVCLKGQMLAFTCDNYADEKVLQDLMAKVCQRGRRPAIVTSQFLQHVHDTRTRAVNHPEYPSVLQALEIEDPVVANCLIDQSGIESILLIKNRTEARRVMQGKNPPRNCNMAFSKEGDQIYNNRSYTAEQTRANRLSGDVEDEIRHLQREMENQTALATRIQQQIRNLDDDIKKNEGLMRRAQADQKMTKAKATKLELELTDLQNMEEPQSEDLNPLEEELQEIVTKISSKRAEYDQARTQMTDLKASYEKAEREYKQHKEKINTIAEDADPIKEELSKADQEVMKCKHHKKHYDEKRSTHLRNIQTLEANLQSKEQEVQGSVSKASEICPERLEVRRTARSLDSEINRLKVKISTQQEQQGDREEVVRQYHEALENYKNLTQQMKNLNSFIKSLDSVMNHRLQVYNELRRFLSARCKYYFDSMLSQRGYTGSMSFDHKNETLSISVQPGQGNKADLRDMRSLSGGERSFSTVCFVLSLWAITEAPFRCLDEFDVYMDMVNRRISMDMMLKVASGQRYRQFIFLTPQSMGTLPVSKIIRILRMKDPDRGQNNAPADQDADQ, encoded by the exons acgGGTCCGACCTGTGCacggagaagaggaggaggaggaggaggaagaagaagaagaagaagagactgaTGAAAATGTTGGAGATGACCATGATGATCCTCTACTGAAGCAC GTGCCAGGTGCCGCGGAGGTGGTGAGTGATGCAGGGATCGTGGAGAGCATCACGCTGAAGAACTTCATGTGCCACTCGCTCCTCGGCCCGTTCACATTCGGTTCCAATGTCAACTTTGTCGTCGGCAACAATGGAA GTGGAAAAAGTGCCGTCCTGACTGCTCTCATAGTTGCTTTAGGTGGGAATGCACAGGCCACAAACAGAGGATCATCCCTCAAAGGTTTTGTGAAAGAGGGTGAAAG CTCAGCCGATGTATCAATTACCCTACGTAACAAAGGAAGGGACGCTTACAAACCTGAGGTGTATGGTCCAGCCATCACCGTAGACCTCAAAATAACACGAGAGGGGATGAGAACCTATAAACTGAGGAGCAAGTCAG GTCAACTTGTCTCAACCAAGAAGGAAGAGCTCATGTCCGTCCTGGATAATTTCAATATTCAG gTCAACAATCCTGTGTCCGTCCTCACCCAAGAGATGAGCAAACACTTCCTACACTCTAAAGGAGAGGGGGACAAGTATAAG TTTTTTATGAAAGCTACACAGCTGGAGCAGATGAGAGAGGACTTTGTCTACATCAAAACCACCAAGCAAGTCACAGAGGATAAGGTGGATCAACAAAACGAA TGCTTAAAAGACCTGAagcagaaatacagagagaaagaggatcGTTACAAGAGTCTGGCATCTCTTGACGAAATGCACACTAAACTAGAGGAGTTACAGAAGCAGATGGCGTGGGCCTTG GTGACCGAGATGGAGAAGGAGTTGGACCCGATGAAGGAGAAGCTACGCTCAGACAGACAATCTACAGAGAAATATGATGAGAAGGTTGAAGAATGGAAG CACAAGAttgaggaggcagagaagaagtACAAGCAGATCCAGGAGCAGTTGGAGGGAATCACCCAGCAAGTCCAGGAGCTTCAGCCCAAATGTGCTGACCTTAAGGCTGAGGCCCAGAAACATAACACTCTTCTCAAGTCCAGCGAG GTCCCTGTCAACACATGCAAGACTAACCTGAGAGACCTGGAAAGGGACAAGGTTCAGTTGTCCTCGAGGATAAATGATCTCAAGCTGAG CATCAGTCAAACATCGGGAGCAGAGAGTCAGGCCAGGATGGAGCACATGGAGCAGATCCAGTCAGAACTGGAGAACCATAGACACCAGATTTCCACTTTGGGCCAGCAGATTGACCAGTATCAGAATGCCTGCAGCCGTGCCAGGGAAGAACAATCAAAGATAAA GAGAGAACACGACGTGCTCCAGAGGTCCATTGAAGCCAACAGACGTAACTCGCACACTCTGGAAAGCAGCCGCTCCAATCGGCTGCAGCGTTTTGGAGAGCAGATGCCTGCACTCCTTAATGGCATCCAGGACGCCCACAATAGGGGCCAGTTCAAGTACAAACCCAGAGGACCTCTTG GTTACCTCATTAGCCTGAAAGACCCAGAGCTGGCCCTGGCTGTAGAAGTGTGTCTTAAAGGGCAGATGCTGGCCTTCACCTGTGACAATTATGCAGACGAGAAGGTGCTGCAGGACCTCATGGCCAAAGTATGCCAGAGAGGCCGCAGACCTGCCATCGTTACCAGCCAATTCCTCCAACATGTCCACGATACAAGGACCAG GGCTGTGAATCACCCTGAATACCCGTCCGTGCTCCAAGCTCTAGAGATCGAGGACCCAGTTGTGGCCAACTGCCTGATTGATCAATCAGGAATAGAAAGCATTCTACTCATCAAG AATCGCACAGAGGCTCGGCGAGTGATGCAGGGCAAAAACCCTCCGCGCAACTGTAACATGGCCTTCTCTAAGGAAGGAGATCAGATCTACAATAACCGTAGCTACACTGCAGAGCAGACCAGAGCCAACCGCCTCTCAGGAGATGTTGAGGATGAGATCag GCATttgcagagagagatggagaaccAAACAGCTCTAGCGACTCGCATCCAGCAACAGATTAGAAACTTAGATGATGACATCAAAAAGAATGAAGGGCTGATGAGAAGAGCTCAAGCAGACCAGAAGATGACGAAA GCTAAGGCCACAAAACTAGAGCTGGAGCTGACGGACCTACAGAACATGGAGGAGCCTCAGTCAGAGGACCTAAACCCTCTG GAGGAGGAACTTCAGGAGATCGTTACTAAGATCTCGAGCAAGCGTGCAGAGTACGACCAGGCCCGAACTCAGATGACTGACCTCAAGGCGTCCTACGAGAAGGCAGAGCGGGAGTACAAGCAGCACAAAGAGAAGATCAACACCATCGCAGAGGACGCCGACCCGATCAAG GAGGAGCTGAGTAAGGCTGATCAGGAGGTGATGAAGTGCAAGCACCACAAGAAACATTACGACGAGAAGCGCAGCACCCACCTCCGCAACATCCAGACCCTCGAAGCCAACCTGCAAAGCAAGGAGCAGGAAGTTCAG GGATCTGTATCCAAGGCTTCAGAGATCTGTCCAGAGCGCTTGGAAGTGCGTCGGACAGCCAGGAGTCTGGATAGTGAGATCAACCGTCTTAAAGTTAAGATCTCCACCCAGCAGGAACAACAAGGAGACCGCGAGGAGGTTGTGAG ACAGTACCATGAGGCTCTGGAGAACTACAAGAACCTCACACAGCAAATGAAGAACCTCAACAGCTTCATCAAAAGCCTCGACAGCGTCATGAACCACAGACTCCAGGTTTACAATGAGCTTAGGAG GTTCCTCTCAGCCCGATGTAAATACTACTTTGACAGCATGCTGTCCCAGAGAGGATACACTGGAAGCATGAGCTTTGACCACAAGAACGAAACCCTCTCCATCTCG GTGCAGCCCGGCCAGGGAAACAAGGCGGACCTGAGAGACATGCGCTCTCTGTCCGGAGGCGAGCGCTCCTTCTCCACTGTTTGCTTCGTGCTCTCTCTTTGGGCCATCACAGAGGCGCCTTTCCGCTGCCTCGACGAGTTTGATGTTTACATG GACATGGTGAACAGGAGGATATCAATGGACATGATGCTGAAGGTGGCGAGTGGTCAGCGATACAGACAGTTCATATTCCTCACTCCACAGAGCATGGG tacTCTTCCTGTGAGCAAAATCATCCGCATCCTGCGAATGAAAGACCCAGACCGTGGCCAAAACAATGCACCAGCAGATCAAGACGCGGACCAGTAG
- the LOC117758357 gene encoding uncharacterized protein C1orf115-like isoform X3: MKPKSLPSRLFNRNSAVASGEALSVGAARKYQRHVDCAEDSSSTDSESVADNSRQHERCHREIHFAFLPERYEPLTDDEAKEEKKKRKKEKYKKVKKPQSGVDIQPDACLLGCAVTYSIPLFHCRTLAKLCAPPGNV, from the exons ATGAAGCCTAAATCTCTCCCATCACGGTTGTTTAACAGAAACTCAGCTGTAGCATCAGGTGAGGCTCTGAGCGTAGGAGCCGCACGCAAGTACCAGCGACATGTGGACTGCGCGGAGGACTCTTCCTCCACGGACAGCGAGTCGGTGGCAGACAACAGCAGACAACATGAGCGGTGCCACAGAGAAATACACTTTGCTTTTCTGCCGGAGAGGTACGAGCCGCTGACGGATGATGAGgcgaaggaagagaagaagaagagaaagaaggagaagtaCAAAAAAGTAAAGAAG CCTCAGAGCGG AGTCGACATCCAACCCGATGCTTGTCTACTTGGGTGTGCAGTAACATATTCAATTCCCCTG TTTCACTGTCG AACGTTGGCAAAGCTCTGCGCTCCACCTGGAAATGTATGA
- the LOC117758357 gene encoding uncharacterized protein C1orf115-like isoform X1 has product MKPKSLPSRLFNRNSAVASGEALSVGAARKYQRHVDCAEDSSSTDSESVADNSRQHERCHREIHFAFLPERYEPLTDDEAKEEKKKRKKEKYKKVKKNVGKALRSTWKCMMLGLYNFALGYSTPITVAATFVPDFHRGRI; this is encoded by the exons ATGAAGCCTAAATCTCTCCCATCACGGTTGTTTAACAGAAACTCAGCTGTAGCATCAGGTGAGGCTCTGAGCGTAGGAGCCGCACGCAAGTACCAGCGACATGTGGACTGCGCGGAGGACTCTTCCTCCACGGACAGCGAGTCGGTGGCAGACAACAGCAGACAACATGAGCGGTGCCACAGAGAAATACACTTTGCTTTTCTGCCGGAGAGGTACGAGCCGCTGACGGATGATGAGgcgaaggaagagaagaagaagagaaagaaggagaagtaCAAAAAAGTAAAGAAG AACGTTGGCAAAGCTCTGCGCTCCACCTGGAAATGTATGATGCTTGGTCTCTACAACTTTGCTCTGGGTTACTCCACTCCGATCACCGTGGCTGCTACTTTTGTCCCTGACTTTCACCGAGGGAGAATCTGA
- the LOC117758357 gene encoding uncharacterized protein C1orf115-like isoform X4: protein MKPKSLPSRLFNRNSAVASGEALSVGAARKYQRHVDCAEDSSSTDSESVADNSRQHERCHREIHFAFLPERYEPLTDDEAKEEKKKRKKEKYKKVKKFHCRTLAKLCAPPGNV, encoded by the exons ATGAAGCCTAAATCTCTCCCATCACGGTTGTTTAACAGAAACTCAGCTGTAGCATCAGGTGAGGCTCTGAGCGTAGGAGCCGCACGCAAGTACCAGCGACATGTGGACTGCGCGGAGGACTCTTCCTCCACGGACAGCGAGTCGGTGGCAGACAACAGCAGACAACATGAGCGGTGCCACAGAGAAATACACTTTGCTTTTCTGCCGGAGAGGTACGAGCCGCTGACGGATGATGAGgcgaaggaagagaagaagaagagaaagaaggagaagtaCAAAAAAGTAAAGAAG TTTCACTGTCG AACGTTGGCAAAGCTCTGCGCTCCACCTGGAAATGTATGA
- the LOC117758357 gene encoding uncharacterized protein LOC117758357 isoform X2 yields MKPKSLPSRLFNRNSAVASGEALSVGAARKYQRHVDCAEDSSSTDSESVADNSRQHERCHREIHFAFLPERYEPLTDDEAKEEKKKRKKEKYKKVKKPQSGFTVERWQSSALHLEMYDAWSLQLCSGLLHSDHRGCYFCP; encoded by the exons ATGAAGCCTAAATCTCTCCCATCACGGTTGTTTAACAGAAACTCAGCTGTAGCATCAGGTGAGGCTCTGAGCGTAGGAGCCGCACGCAAGTACCAGCGACATGTGGACTGCGCGGAGGACTCTTCCTCCACGGACAGCGAGTCGGTGGCAGACAACAGCAGACAACATGAGCGGTGCCACAGAGAAATACACTTTGCTTTTCTGCCGGAGAGGTACGAGCCGCTGACGGATGATGAGgcgaaggaagagaagaagaagagaaagaaggagaagtaCAAAAAAGTAAAGAAG CCTCAGAGCGG TTTCACTGTCG AACGTTGGCAAAGCTCTGCGCTCCACCTGGAAATGTATGATGCTTGGTCTCTACAACTTTGCTCTGGGTTACTCCACTCCGATCACCGTGGCTGCTACTTTTGTCCCTGA